From the Silurus meridionalis isolate SWU-2019-XX chromosome 5, ASM1480568v1, whole genome shotgun sequence genome, one window contains:
- the spon2a gene encoding spondin-2a translates to MTPSELLIPQWFQHLLIVLLKLSLSSAFPLNDTNGTACTARGPASYILVFTGQWSPQMFPKQYPLFRPPAQWSKLVAVTHNERYRLWQEGAMASPGVQSFAELGVTVELVKGAKEGRRRRVVGSMYRTAGIPSGVGHSSTELVLQPRNPMLSLMVKVIPSPDWFVGVDSLNLCEAGQWKDEVTLDLHPFDAGTDSGFTFSSPNFPTMPPENISMIKSQKPNHPANSFYYPRLSELPPLATIWLKKQPRSPIRQHNHVSNHILPQLSKASLYTETPLDCEVSMWSSWGLCLGPCSRGGVRYRTRYILLKPANSGTPCPELEEQAECTPYNCLVHQ, encoded by the exons ATGACGCCTTCGGAGCTCCTCATCCCTCAGTGGTTCCAGCACCTGCTCATTGTGCTTCTGAAACTGAGCCTCTCCTCAGCCTTCCCTTTAAATGATACCAATGGGACAGCGTGCACAGCACGAGGCCCTGCTTCCTACATCCTAGTGTTCACTGGCCAGTGGAGTCCTCAGATGTTCCCGAAACAGTACCCTTTGTTCCGACCCCCTGCACAGTGGTCCAAGCTTGTAG CTGTCACCCACAATGAGCGTTACCGGTTGTGGCAGGAAGGGGCAATGGCGAGCCCCGGTGTGCAGAGTTTTGCTGAGCTCGGAGTCACGGTTGAGCTGGTAAAGGGGGCAAAagaagggaggaggaggagggttgTTGGCTCCATGTACCGCACAGCCGGGATCCCATCTGGAGTTGGCCACAGTTCCACTGAGCTTGTTCTTCAGCCCAGGAACCCAATG ctctcctTGATGGTAAAAGTGATTCCCAGCCCTGATTGGTTTGTCGGAGTGGACAGCCTAAACTTGTGTGAAGCAGGGCAATGGAAAGATGAAGTGACTTTAGACCTACACCCGTTTGATGCTGGGACGGACAGTGGGTTCACGTTCTCCTCACCCAATTTTCCCACGATGCCCCCTGAGAACATTTCAATG ATCAAGTCACAGAAACCGAATCATCCTGCAAACTCATTTTACTACCCGAGGCTGTCTGAGCTTCCACCACTAGCTACCATTTGGCTGAAGAAACAACCTCGCTCGCCCATCCGTCAGCACAACCACGTGTCCAATCACATCCTCCCTCAACTCAGCAAAGCATCACTATATACGG AGACGCCGCTGGACTGCGAGGTCTCCATGTGGTCATCCTGGGGGCTGTGCTTGGGGCCGTGCTCCAGAGGAGGAGTGCGCTATCGTACACGCTACATCCTTCTGAAACCTGCTAACAGCGGCACCCCATGCCCCGAACTAGAGGAACAGGCCGAGTGCACACCATATAACTGCCTGGTGCATCAGTGA